GACTTTACTCCAGTCACTAGCTCTGCCTTCGGCATCCCCCTCCTTATGATTAAGGTAATGAATTTAGGTGGGGCTAGCTCCCACAGTGTGACGGGCGGTTTATACAAGGCTCGGGAACGAATTCACCGCCATATGGCTTAACAACGATTATTAGCAATTTTGGCTTCATGTAGGCAAGTTGCAGCCTGCGATTGGAACCGAGGACGGGTTTCTGGAGTTACCTCACCCTTTCAGGATCGCAGCCCTTTGTCCCAACCATTAAAGCACGTGTGTCACCCAGGGCATAAGAGGCATGATGACTTGACGTCATCTTTACCTTGCTTCGGCTTATCATCGACAGTCTGCTTAAGGTTCCAAACTCAATAGTGGCAACTAAACATGAGGGTTGCGCTTGTTGCGGGACTTAACCCAACACCTTATGGAACGAGTCAACGACAGCCATGCACCACCTGTGTCTGAGTTCCCGAAGGCACCTTTCTCTTTCAAGAGGATTCGCACCCCTTTTCCTAAAGTAACAGGCTATTTTGCCTATTTCCTTAGAGAGAGTTGTCTTCCACCCCTAGGTATTCTCTACCTACTTACCTGTTTCATTTTCGGGTGAAGGTACCTTTTTGTTAAAGGTCGTTCGAGCTTTTCCTACAGCATGTCAAGCCCTGGTAAGGTTCTTTGCTTTGCATTGAATTAAACCACATGCTCCACCGCTTGTGCAGGCCTCTGTCAATTCctttgagtttcattcttgcGAACGTACTCCCCAGGCGGGATACTTAAGGTGGGATGCTTAATGCGTTAACTACAACACTACATCGGTCGATATGCACAACACCTAGTATCTATCGTTTACGGCTAAGGCTACTAGGGTATCTAATCCCATTCGCTCCCTTAGCTTTTGTTTCTCAGTGTTAGTGTTGGCCCAGTGGAGTGCTTTCGCTGTTGGTATTCTTTCCGATCTCTATGCATTTCATGGCTCCATCAAAAATTCCCTCTGCTCCTACTATATCCCAGCTTGGCAGTTTCCACCGCCTGTCTGGGTTTGAGCTTTGAGAATTCAAGACGGACTTAAAAAGCCACCGATAGACGCTTTACGGCCAATCATTTCAGATAACGCTCGCATCTTCTGTATTACACCGCAGATGCTGCTACAGAGTTAGCCGatgtatatacatatatattaaattatttgtgcCCTCACCATATCCGTGCCTCACTTTCTTAGAAATTATTGTCCCGTACCCATATTCATATCTGTGTCTGTATCCATGCTTCATAGGGTGAAAGGATAGAAGAAACAATGAAGAGAGCATGGGAAGGTATGATTTGGTTTTCAAGTTGATGTATGGTGTTTAATGGTCAGCCTCTTTTTGCTTTTGGTAAAGGTGCAAAGGCTACCTACCTTCTATCCAATGATACGGACAATGGCTTTGAGAGGACTTATTGTGGGTTATTGGCATGAGCACAAAAAATCATATTGAAGTAGATATTTATGGTTGTTGAAGTTATTTGATAACTTCACCTTGACTGAGTAATGGTGGAAGGTGTGGTTATTTGGACAGAAGAAGTTAGAATGTGAGAGAGAAACAAAGAGACGAGCAAGAGAGAgaagaaataagaatatattCATTATTCACAACCGATTGTTTGCTACAGATACAAGAATGCATGTGTACCATCAGTTCAGTATTGCTGATCTGTTACAACTAGTAACAATTCTGTTACAGATCTCATTTAGCTAGCTAATTCATAAACTTCCTTTCCTCATCGGTCCATTTGTCATTTGCAACAACTGTTATTTCTTGATAAATTGAGACTTAATCTTATGCTGCAATTCTTCTTAACATCTCTTGAGCTTAGAACTACTTCACTGCTTGATTTACCCCCTTTGATCATTATTAATGTAACATTTGCCAAAGGAATGATGTGGAGAAggaaaacataaagaaaaacaaagaatcAAGAGATTTAGAATTTTGGTATAAAATTGACAATCTCAATACCtaaaatgtatttttgtaatttctaGCTTTGCTGAAACAATagttaaaatgttattttaagtCTGATTTAGGAGCTTTAGTTGGTTTAATATTTCCTAGTTAGTATTAGTTTGTAATTTTCCTAGTTTAGGATTCCTAATCCAGGTAGTGTTAGGATTAGGttagtttataaatatctaggcttataataattgttattcaGTTTTCAAATTCAATCAACAAAGATTTCCTATGAATTGCTGCTCTAGAATTGTTTGTGTCCATTCTCTTTAGGTGACTCCTAAACCTTCCAAGTGTTGACTCTTAAAagttttcttatcttttctttcctatTCCTCTATTTTAGATCTGAAAATCTCTGTCAAATctgacttttaattttaaaacctTTATTTTCCACGAAAACAAACATAGAACAGAAATCTGTCCTACATCAAGGAGTGAATCTGCATGTTAAAGAAATAGCCAAGCAGCAGATTTTAAGTCTTTTCTTAGTTTATCTGGTGCACAATGATCTCAAacacaattatttaatacaaaatgaaaattcctgTATGATTCTATTATATGTTACATCCAGTTAGAGGTTATAGGACCTAATTTCTCATGCTTCAAAGAATGAAGAAGAGGTTTCTGTTTTGAGATGTGCTCTTCAGATAATTGATGGCTGAAATGAAgcttaataaatgaaattttaggCTGCTTTTACTGCTCCTGTTCAGTCTCGATTGCTTTTATCTGAATTTGTTGGGTCATACTTTTCAAAGATCTTTGCCGGATTCTTAGTCTCTTCTTTTATCATGCAACCAAAGCACAGAGTGTAGGAAGTAGCATACTGCAACACCAAGAAAAGGTGGTTTAATGGCTGGCATCAAGCAATTATTTCTACTAAACCATTTATGCGCGGTTGTTTGCGGATGTGATCTGTTCTCTTAACTAATTGAGTTTTTCCTCCAGAGTTTTGGGATGCAATTCTGTATCACATATGCACGATTAACTCTGCTATTTGAGTTTGTTATGTAAGTTTTCCTGGTTCAGGAAGTTAATACTCATTAATTTTCTACCAAACATTTTCACTATTATTCTAACTCTCCTTTTCTTGTTTAGCAAATGGGATTTGGAAATTGACCTGTAATCTCtgcttttaattaaaaaaacttcGTATTGTGTTTCCTTTAGACTCCGGTATTCAACTAGTCATTGAACTAGTTAAGGATGTCATCATGAGTTCTGCATTTACTTTAACCCTTCATCAAGGAACTTGAATCATTAATGGTTATCACTTTGCAAGTAGGTTCGTTTTCTTGTGCTTCCAAACCTCAAGCCTTATCTCCAAGTTCTTGAACCAGAGATGCTGCTTGAAAAGCAAAAGAACGAGATGAAGAGGCATGAAGCTTGGCTCGTTTATGGAGCACTGTTGGTAAGTAGTTCTTACTTCTTATATGGAGATATAATGTTCGTCCAGTGAGACTTAAGAGATGTCTTATGATTGCTCTATAAAGGTGTAACTTACACAACAAGGTATTTTTCAGAATGCAGCAGGTCAGTGCTTATATGACCGCCTCAAGCTTTTCCCACTTTTCCCATCACCTCCAGCACATGCTGTGTGGAGGACCAATGGAAAAATCATTACTGCACAATTAAGTAAGTTTAATGGACTTTGCTTTCCAATTGAAACTATATACCATATGAACTTTTGCATCTTTTTCCATAGATCCTTAACTCATACTCATGTTCCGGCAGTGATCAGTGATCACaatgtttcaaaataaatggaccgttctttgtcttttctatgtttttcttttgtacgATCCCCCTTCCATGGTGGGGGAGAAAGgaatttgctttttttttttttttttttttcttttgtttcttttccaGTAATCTCTCAGCATAAAATGGGATGAGCATCTGGTGTCAATTCATCTTGTCTAATATCAAATGAATTGGGGATGCCCATTCAAGAAAGAAGATGGATCATAGAAATAATTATACCTAAACAACGAACTTCCCATCAtgtatttctaaaattttttgttACTTGGAGCAAAGTCTAGGATTTGTTTGTTGTCAATAAATGTTATCAGGAAATTGCTTATTGAGAAGTGACACTTTTGGTTCACATGCTGTTCTCATAAAGGGCACTAGTTTTATATCTTAAAATCTAATGATATCCCTACTTTCTCGATTGTTATTCTAGAGAACTATTTGAATAACATATTAGGTACCTTTGTCTCACTaccatttgagaaaaactGACCAACCCaactaataaataagttaGTGCTTTAGGATCAAGGAGGTTGAGAAGTCAAAACAAATGCCCAACTTAACTTTGACTTGGTAGATCTTTACCAACTTGTCACAATTCTTTTGTCtgttttttgtaaaaattttacttttttagcCTACATCCCTTGAAATAAACAGACTctaatttcctttttataattatttttttccttcaaaaATCATCAAAGATAAACGGAAGGCAAGCATGCAGCCTGCAGAACAACCACTCCCGAAGAGGATAGCAACTGATGATCCAGTCAATGCATTGTCCACTGACTCATCACCTTCTCGTATGCAATGGGAAGCAACCACACCAGTTCCTTCAAGTGATACTAATGCGAGTGCATCCACATCTTCTGAACAGATGCCAACCAATCATGAATCAGACTGCAAAACTGAAAGAGTCAAGGGAGATGGTGGAGTTATGAAGACATCAGCTATTCTCAATCAAGTATGGAAGGATGACTTGAAATCTGGTCAGTTGCTGGCATCACTGTTTGAGCTATTTGGGGAAGGTATTCTGTCCTTCATTCCATCTCCTGAGATGTCATTATTCTTATGACCAATTGTAAAGATTTGTTACAGATTAGATATAAATCTAGATGTAATGATGTATATCCAAAGGAGGAAATTATGGCTCAATCCTTATAAACGATTTTAGTTATGTAGAGTTTCTCTAGCTTCTTGTGATTGTTACCTCTTTGCTCTTCATCTAAAACTCATGAGTTGTTTCCTCTCTTCGATGATCCTATTATACCTATTTCAGACTTAACATGATCTCCATTTCTCAGTATAGGTTGAATGCTCTCCTGTCTACTTTTGGACATGGCAACTAGAATCAGGTGTCTGGTTTTACTTTTAACCAAAATTTTAGCTATTAATTGATGAGCAGTGAGATTAGCTTGTGTGCTGCAATTTACATTATGGTTCTCAAAGTTATAACTGAGTTGACATCTTCAGCCTTCAATTAGTAATAACAAATagaaaactcatttattttcaTTGTTAATGATCCAATTTGGCATACACTGGGGAAGTTCAGAAAACGAGAAAGAACTGGAAAGCAtagaaaaaagaggaaaaagaaaattaaggtTTGTTGTAATAGATGCATAGCAGAATGTATACGAAATTGGCCAATTAAATTACGCAGCTACAAAAGTTGCAGACTCCTTCTCCACAGCTTTCTTTAGGAGGCTATCTTCTTCCAGGACCATCTGAATCGGCAAGAGACCTATTCCGTTAGCCATAGCAAGCAGCATCTTCTTGGTCTCTGTCATGTACTCTTCCAGGTCTACTGTCCCATTCAAGTCATGATCAAACTGCAAGAAAAGAGAATCATAAACTCGAGCAAGCTCCATTGGGTCCGTCTTCACATCTATACCAAAGTGAGTCTCGAAAACCCTCAAACTCTGAAGCTCCTTCAGCATTTCTGCAAAGGAAAGAAGACCATCTTGGT
The sequence above is drawn from the Ricinus communis isolate WT05 ecotype wild-type chromosome 7, ASM1957865v1, whole genome shotgun sequence genome and encodes:
- the LOC8265572 gene encoding uncharacterized protein LOC8265572, which produces MSVEVLDSGTIINFVEDEEAFSVSIRHHFSCLDTDQDGLLSFAEMLKELQSLRVFETHFGIDVKTDPMELARVYDSLFLQFDHDLNGTVDLEEYMTETKKMLLAMANGIGLLPIQMVLEEDSLLKKAVEKESATFVAA